The proteins below are encoded in one region of Mangifera indica cultivar Alphonso chromosome 7, CATAS_Mindica_2.1, whole genome shotgun sequence:
- the LOC123221728 gene encoding DNA replication complex GINS protein SLD5: MAEDLGDGSTAGMDEYETLMSTTDVELLKTAWRNEKAAPEILQFQAQLVKRAREQIQLMEETVEEFEGSGMDPLTVSLYQMDLDRAQFLLRSYLRVRLQKIEKYMFYNWKNDTLRSRLSEPEKIFVKRCIDDMEKHLEETVLSKLPDNYQSARKQSIISEEDDMVPEPQLDTFVACKGSNNFVSLRLVDSERPLEMERHDVSFVLYKVIEDKIGVQIDLV, from the exons ATGGCTGAGGATCTGGGAGACGGATCGACGGCAGGGATGGACGAATACGAGACGCTGATGTCGACAACCGACGTGGAGCTTCTCAAAACTGCATGGCGTAACGAGAAAGCGGCTCCGGAGATTCTTCAATTTCAGGCGCAGTTGGTTAAGAGAGCTAGAGAGCAGATTCAATTAATG GAAGAAACAGTGGAGGAATTTGAAGGAAGTGGAATGGATCCACTCACCGTGTCACTTTACCAGATGGATTTAGACAGGGCTCAGTTTTTATTGAGATCTTATCTTCGAGTTCGGCTCCAGAAG ATTGAGAAATATATGTTCTACAACTGGAAGAATGATACTTTACGGAGCCGGCTCTCTGAACCagagaaaatttttgttaaaag GTGTATTGACGATATGGAAAAACATCTTGAAGAGACTGTCCTGTCTAAGTTGCCTGATAATTATCAGTCTGCTAGAAAGCAATCCATAATCAGTGAAGAGGATGACATGG TGCCAGAGCCACAATTGGACACATTTGTAGCCTGCAAGGGCAGCAACAATTTTGTGTCTCTCCGGCTTGTTGACAG TGAAAGACCCCTGGAAATGGAGCGTCATGATGTATCCTTCGTGCTTTACAAGGTAATAGAGGATAAAATTGGTGTGCagattgatttagtttga